One segment of Massilia sp. Se16.2.3 DNA contains the following:
- a CDS encoding ABC transporter ATP-binding protein/permease, whose product MRRSSPSSLPPPDAPGRQRTDWATLRTLFPYLWVYKWRVMAALGALIGAKLANVGVPLVLKKLIDALAIDPAHPQALLVLPVGALAAYGLLRLSTTVFTELREFLFARVTQRAVRTIALKVFRHLHALSLRFHLNRQTGGMTRDIERGTRGVNSLISYSLFNVLPTLVEITLVLGYLVVKYDKWFSIITAVALGTYITFTVMVTEWRTHFRRTMNELDSKANTKAIDSLLNYETVKYFGNEDYEAKRYDQGLQHYENAAVRSQTSLSVLNTGQSLIIATAVTLILWRATEGVIAGTMTLGDLVLVNSFMIQLYIPLNFLGVIYREIKQALADMERLFGLLDQNREVADAPGAQPLVAQGARVEFSHVEFSYETKRQILFDVDFAIPAGTTTAVVGHSGSGKSTLSRLLFRFYDVNKGAISIDGQDIRKVTQASLRSAIGIVPQDTVLFNDTIEYNIAYGRPGASHADIVAAARAASIHDFIETLPDGYKTMVGERGLKLSGGEKQRVAIARTLLKNPAILIFDEATSALDSKSEQAIQAQLKEIAKNRTTLVIAHRLSTIADAQQIIVLDHGRIVERGTHGSLLAARGLYAQMWERQLARPDEELASPPVELQGE is encoded by the coding sequence ATGCGACGCTCTTCCCCCAGCTCCCTCCCGCCACCCGACGCACCCGGCAGGCAGCGCACCGACTGGGCCACCCTGCGTACCCTGTTCCCCTACCTGTGGGTCTACAAGTGGCGCGTGATGGCGGCGCTTGGCGCGCTGATCGGCGCGAAACTGGCGAATGTCGGCGTGCCGCTGGTGCTGAAAAAACTCATCGACGCCCTCGCGATCGACCCGGCCCATCCGCAGGCATTGCTGGTGCTGCCGGTGGGCGCGCTGGCGGCCTATGGCCTGCTGCGCCTGTCGACCACGGTGTTCACCGAGCTGCGCGAATTCCTGTTCGCGCGCGTCACGCAACGGGCGGTGCGCACGATTGCCCTGAAAGTGTTCCGCCACCTGCATGCGCTGTCGCTGCGCTTTCACCTGAACCGGCAAACCGGCGGCATGACGCGCGATATCGAGCGTGGCACGCGCGGCGTGAATTCGCTGATCTCGTACTCGCTCTTCAACGTGCTGCCGACCCTGGTCGAGATCACGCTGGTGCTGGGCTACCTGGTCGTCAAATACGACAAGTGGTTCTCGATCATTACCGCCGTTGCGCTGGGCACCTACATCACCTTCACCGTAATGGTGACGGAGTGGCGCACGCATTTCCGCCGCACGATGAACGAGCTCGATTCGAAAGCCAACACCAAGGCGATCGACTCGCTGCTGAACTACGAGACGGTGAAATACTTCGGCAACGAAGACTACGAAGCGAAACGCTACGACCAGGGCCTGCAGCACTACGAGAACGCGGCCGTGCGCTCGCAGACTTCGCTGTCGGTACTGAACACGGGCCAGTCCCTGATCATCGCCACCGCCGTCACGCTGATCCTGTGGCGCGCGACCGAAGGCGTCATTGCCGGCACCATGACGCTCGGCGACCTGGTGCTGGTCAATTCCTTCATGATCCAGCTGTACATTCCGTTGAATTTCCTGGGCGTGATCTACCGCGAAATCAAGCAGGCGCTGGCCGACATGGAGCGGCTGTTTGGTTTGCTCGACCAGAACCGCGAAGTGGCCGATGCGCCGGGTGCCCAGCCTTTGGTGGCGCAGGGCGCACGCGTCGAGTTTTCACACGTGGAATTCAGCTACGAGACCAAGCGCCAGATCCTGTTCGACGTCGACTTCGCCATCCCGGCCGGCACCACCACCGCCGTGGTCGGCCACAGCGGCTCGGGCAAGTCGACCCTGTCGCGGCTGCTGTTCCGCTTCTATGACGTGAACAAGGGCGCGATCAGCATCGATGGCCAGGACATCCGCAAGGTGACGCAGGCGTCTTTACGCTCTGCGATCGGCATCGTCCCCCAGGACACGGTGCTGTTCAACGACACCATCGAATACAACATCGCCTACGGCCGACCGGGCGCAAGCCACGCCGACATCGTCGCGGCGGCACGCGCGGCCTCGATCCACGATTTCATCGAGACCCTGCCGGACGGGTACAAGACGATGGTGGGCGAGCGCGGGCTCAAATTGTCAGGTGGCGAGAAGCAGCGCGTGGCGATTGCGCGCACGCTGCTGAAGAACCCGGCGATCCTGATTTTCGACGAAGCAACGTCGGCGCTGGATTCGAAGTCGGAGCAGGCGATCCAGGCGCAGCTGAAGGAGATCGCGAAGAACCGCACCACGCTGGTGATCGCGCACCGGCTGTCGACGATCGCGGACGCGCAGCAGATCATCGTGCTCGATCACGGCCGCATCGTCGAGCGCGGCACGCATGGCAGTCTGCTGGCGGCGCGCGGGCTGTATGCGCAGATGTGGGAGCGCCAGCTGGCGCGGCCGGACGAGGAGTTGGCGTCGCCGCCGGTGGAGTTGCAGGGGGAGTGA
- a CDS encoding alkaline phosphatase D family protein, producing MLGEAVSPVGRTRTAPAPDMLPRRLKLAVASCQHWEFGHYAAHRHIAQAAPDLVAFLGDYIYEWGPYQLQHPARAIRTSESFTLDQYRARYAQYKTDRDLQAAHHAAPWIVTWDDHEVANDYAGDIDERLSSDFAARRAAAYQAFYEHMPLRLPPLRAGLKSMRMYQRYDWGRLARFHVLDDRQYRSPLACPKPGRGGSNVVLARACAELRDPRRTMLGEEQEAWLVQGLSTSRARWNILAQQTPLAQSSGVPVRSAEDGRFWTDGWDGYPLARRRLLDTLVNSGAGNPLVLAGDVHTFYASELRRDFTRPVSKANPVLAPEFCGTSVTSSSRPQARTQENVERNPHMLYGRSDRRGYMLLEITPETSQVHFMALDDVRDARSGQARLASFALDNRSVRIARA from the coding sequence ATGCTGGGCGAAGCGGTCAGCCCGGTCGGCCGCACGCGTACCGCGCCCGCGCCGGACATGCTGCCGAGGCGCCTGAAGCTGGCGGTGGCGTCCTGCCAGCACTGGGAATTCGGCCACTATGCGGCGCACCGCCACATCGCGCAGGCAGCACCCGACCTGGTCGCCTTCCTGGGTGACTACATCTATGAGTGGGGGCCGTACCAGCTGCAGCATCCGGCCCGTGCGATCAGGACCAGCGAGTCGTTCACGCTGGACCAGTACCGTGCGCGCTATGCGCAATACAAGACCGACCGGGATCTGCAGGCGGCCCACCATGCCGCCCCCTGGATCGTCACCTGGGACGACCACGAGGTGGCCAACGACTACGCGGGAGACATCGACGAGCGTTTATCAAGCGACTTCGCCGCCCGCCGCGCCGCCGCTTATCAGGCCTTCTATGAGCACATGCCGCTGCGCCTGCCACCACTCCGCGCCGGCCTCAAGAGCATGCGCATGTACCAGCGCTATGACTGGGGACGGCTGGCGCGCTTTCACGTGCTCGACGACCGGCAGTACCGCTCTCCCCTCGCCTGCCCGAAACCGGGCCGCGGCGGTTCCAACGTCGTGCTGGCGCGCGCCTGCGCGGAACTGCGCGACCCGCGCCGCACGATGCTGGGAGAGGAACAGGAAGCCTGGCTGGTCCAGGGCTTGTCGACTTCACGCGCGCGCTGGAACATCCTGGCGCAGCAGACGCCGCTGGCGCAGTCGAGCGGCGTGCCAGTACGCTCGGCCGAGGATGGCCGCTTCTGGACCGATGGCTGGGATGGCTATCCGCTCGCGCGCCGGCGCCTGCTTGACACGCTGGTGAACAGCGGCGCGGGCAATCCGCTGGTGCTGGCGGGAGACGTCCACACGTTTTATGCGAGCGAATTGCGGCGCGATTTCACGCGGCCGGTCTCAAAAGCCAATCCCGTGCTTGCGCCCGAATTCTGCGGTACTTCGGTGACCTCGAGTTCGCGGCCACAGGCGCGCACCCAGGAAAATGTCGAGCGCAATCCGCACATGCTGTACGGAAGGAGCGACCGGCGCGGCTATATGCTGCTGGAAATCACCCCCGAGACAAGCCAAGTGCATTTCATGGCGCTCGACGATGTACGCGACGCGCGCTCGGGACAGGCAAGGCTTGCCTCGTTTGCGCTGGACAATCGATCGGTACGCATCGCCCGCGCGTGA
- a CDS encoding acyl-CoA thioesterase, whose protein sequence is MTTPENTPPAHTNRLPEGKIPQLRVMPGPPDANVYGDVFGGWIMAQVDIAGSLPATRRANGRVATIAVNSFLFKNPVFVGDLLSFYADIVKVGNTSITVYVEVYAERNRLQSNIVKVTEATLTYVATGPDRKPRQLPPLEELISHPE, encoded by the coding sequence ATGACCACGCCCGAAAACACCCCCCCCGCCCACACCAACCGCCTCCCGGAAGGAAAAATTCCGCAACTGCGTGTGATGCCGGGACCGCCTGACGCCAATGTGTATGGCGACGTCTTCGGCGGCTGGATCATGGCCCAGGTCGACATCGCCGGCTCGCTGCCGGCCACCCGCCGCGCGAATGGCCGCGTGGCGACCATCGCCGTCAATTCCTTCCTGTTCAAGAACCCGGTGTTCGTGGGCGACCTGCTGTCCTTCTACGCCGATATCGTCAAGGTCGGCAACACGTCGATCACCGTGTATGTCGAGGTGTACGCCGAACGCAACCGCCTGCAGTCGAATATCGTGAAAGTCACCGAAGCGACGCTGACCTATGTCGCTACCGGCCCGGACCGCAAACCACGCCAGCTGCCGCCGCTGGAAGAGCTGATCTCGCATCCCGAATAA
- a CDS encoding long-chain-fatty-acid--CoA ligase — MDKFWLKSYQAGVPAEIDPTQYRSLTHLLEESFRKYAGQDAFACMDKRITYADLDRLSAQMAAWLQSRGLQPGARVAIMLPNVLQYPVAMAAALRAGYTIVNVNPLYTPRELQHQLNDSGAEALVVLENFANTVEQVIANTPALKHIIVGSMGDMLGTVKGTIVNFVVRKVKKMVPSWSLPGAVSFNKVLADGARLSFKPVTQGHDDIAFLQYTGGTTGVSKGAVLLHRNILANLLQNEAWFSPSLVRQPAGQQLQFACALPLYHIYALTVCGLLGMRLGAMNLLIPNPRDMDGFIKELGKYKINVFPAVNTLYNGLINHPEFAKLDHSTYLVCPAGGMAAQKVVADKWLQLTGVPIVEGYGLSEASPVVTGNRCDITEFTGTIGLPFPSTEVAILDEQDQPVPFGQSGEIAVRGPQVMAGYWKRDDETAKVMTASGFLKTGDIGIMDEKGYTRIVDRKKDMILVSGFNVYPNEVENVVASHPGVLEVACVGVPDKHSGEAVKLYVVKKDPALTAETLMDFCKEELTGYKRPRQIEFRETLPKTNVGKILRRELRDEKQSA, encoded by the coding sequence ATGGACAAGTTTTGGCTCAAGTCGTACCAGGCGGGCGTACCGGCGGAGATCGACCCGACGCAGTACCGCTCCCTGACCCATTTGCTGGAAGAATCCTTCCGCAAGTACGCAGGCCAGGACGCTTTTGCCTGCATGGACAAGCGCATTACCTATGCCGACCTCGACCGCCTGTCGGCGCAGATGGCGGCCTGGCTGCAAAGCCGCGGCCTGCAGCCGGGCGCGCGCGTGGCGATCATGCTGCCGAACGTGCTGCAATATCCGGTGGCGATGGCTGCGGCCCTGCGCGCCGGCTACACCATCGTCAACGTCAACCCGCTCTACACCCCGCGCGAACTGCAGCACCAACTGAACGACTCCGGCGCCGAAGCGCTGGTGGTGCTGGAAAACTTCGCCAATACGGTGGAGCAGGTGATCGCCAACACCCCGGCCCTGAAGCACATCATCGTCGGCAGCATGGGCGACATGCTGGGCACGGTGAAAGGTACCATCGTCAACTTCGTCGTCCGTAAAGTGAAGAAGATGGTGCCGAGCTGGTCGCTGCCCGGCGCGGTCTCCTTCAACAAGGTGCTGGCCGACGGCGCGCGCCTGTCCTTCAAGCCGGTCACGCAAGGCCACGACGACATCGCCTTCCTGCAGTACACCGGCGGCACCACCGGCGTGTCCAAGGGCGCCGTGCTGCTGCACCGGAACATCCTGGCCAACCTGCTGCAGAACGAAGCCTGGTTTTCGCCGTCCCTGGTACGCCAGCCGGCGGGCCAGCAGCTGCAGTTCGCCTGCGCGCTGCCGCTGTACCACATCTATGCGCTGACGGTCTGCGGCCTGCTCGGCATGCGCCTCGGCGCCATGAACCTCCTGATCCCGAACCCGCGCGACATGGACGGCTTCATCAAGGAGCTCGGCAAATACAAGATCAACGTCTTCCCGGCGGTGAACACCCTGTACAACGGCCTGATCAACCACCCGGAATTCGCCAAGCTCGACCATTCCACTTACCTGGTCTGCCCGGCTGGCGGCATGGCGGCGCAAAAAGTCGTGGCCGACAAGTGGCTGCAACTGACCGGCGTGCCCATCGTCGAGGGCTATGGCCTGTCGGAAGCCTCGCCGGTGGTCACCGGTAACCGCTGCGACATCACCGAATTCACCGGCACCATCGGCCTGCCCTTCCCGTCGACCGAAGTGGCGATCCTCGATGAGCAGGACCAGCCGGTCCCCTTCGGCCAGTCCGGAGAAATCGCCGTGCGCGGCCCGCAAGTGATGGCCGGCTACTGGAAGCGCGACGACGAGACGGCGAAAGTCATGACCGCCAGCGGCTTCCTCAAGACGGGCGACATCGGCATCATGGACGAGAAGGGCTATACCCGCATCGTCGACCGGAAGAAGGACATGATCCTGGTCTCGGGCTTCAATGTGTACCCCAACGAAGTCGAAAACGTGGTTGCTTCGCATCCGGGCGTGCTGGAAGTGGCCTGCGTCGGCGTGCCGGATAAACACTCGGGCGAAGCCGTCAAGCTGTACGTGGTCAAGAAGGACCCGGCGCTGACCGCCGAGACGCTGATGGACTTCTGCAAGGAAGAGCTGACCGGCTACAAGCGCCCGCGCCAGATCGAGTTCCGCGAGACGCTGCCGAAAACCAACGTCGGCAAGATCCTGCGCCGCGAGTTGCGCGACGAGAAGCAGAGCGCCTGA